In Primulina eburnea isolate SZY01 chromosome 5, ASM2296580v1, whole genome shotgun sequence, a single window of DNA contains:
- the LOC140831906 gene encoding uncharacterized protein, whose product MRYSELEKIALALVMTARKLRPYFLSHPIVVLTNSPLGRIMTHAEVSGRMIKWTVELGEYDIEYKPRAAIKAQALSDFLTEMIQPEEEKVWRVFVDGASNIAGCGVGVVLISPLEERVKLALRIDFRVTNNEAEYEAVLAGLRAAREIGASRIIIYSDSQLVTQQIKGAYEVKSEKMLKYLNLITSQASSFTDWSIEQIPREENTEADTLAKLAASLTEVSTREILYCSKLVSSLEEETPPLRKDSWMTPLIEYIKEGKLPEDRTQAVKIRKQVPRFALLNDVLYRRSFQGPLLKCLSGEETEYVLREIHEGCCGEHLGGTALSRKVILAGFWWPQVNQDATRLVQKCQGCQHHSNFHHRPTANMQPISASCPFDQWGLDIVGPFPPVRAQKKFLLVAVDYFSRWVEAEPLARITEDEIMKFLWKNIVCRYGSPRKLISDNGRQFQGKRLPLGVRK is encoded by the coding sequence ATGAGATACAGTGAATTAGAAAAGATTGCTCTAGCTTTGGTAATGACTGCTCGAAAGCTGAGACCGTATTTCCTATCACATCCCATTGTGGTCCTCACTAATTCTCCTCTCGGCAGAATTATGACTCATGCAGAGGTCTCGGGGAGGATGATCAAATGGACTGTAGAACTCGGGGAATACGATATTGAGTATAAACCCCGGGCTGCAATAAAAGCACAAGCGCTATCAGATTTCTTAACAGAAATGATCCAGCCcgaggaagaaaaagtgtggaggGTATTTGTTGATGgcgcttcaaacatagcgggaTGCGGAGTGGGGGTCGTCTTGATCTCCCCACTCGAAGAAAGGGTTAAATTGGCTTTAAGGATTGACTTTAGGGTCACGAATAATGAAGCAGAATACGAAGCTGTCTTGGCAGGGTTGCGTGCTGCCCGTGAGATTGGGGCATCCCGAATCATCATTTATTCCGACTCCCAGCTGGTTACTCAACAAATTAAGGGAGCTTACGAAGTTAAGAGTGAAAAGATGCTCAAGTACTTGAATCTTATCACTTCTCAAGCGTCATCCTTCACAGACTGGAGTATCGAACAGATTCCCCGGGAAGAAAACACCGAAGCCGACACGTTGGCTAAATTGGCGGCTTCCTTGACAGAAGTAAGCACCCGGGAGATTCTCTATTGTTCGAAGCTCGTATCCTCGCTTGAAGAAGAAACACCCCCGCTGAGAAAAGACTCTTGGATGACTCCTCTCATAGAGTATATAAAGGAGGGAAAACTTCCAGAAGACCGGACCCAAGCTGTAAAGATCAGGAAGCAGGTACCCCGATTTGCCCTTTTAAATGATGTTTTATATAGGCGATCCTTTCAGGGCCCCTTACTCAAGTGCCTATCGGGGGAAGAGACAGAGTATGTCCTTCGGGAAATACATGAGGGATGTTGTGGGGAACATCTCGGGGGAACGGCTCTATCGCGGAAGGTTATTTTAGCAGGATTTTGGTGGCCTCAAGTAAACCAAGATGCTACCCGGCTCGTCCAGAAATGCCAAGGTTGTCAACATCACTCTAATTTCCACCACCGCCCAACTGCTAACATGCAACCGATCTCCGCATCATGCCCTTTTGACCAATGGGGATTGGACATCGTGGGTCCCTTTCCGCCAGTTCGCGCCCAGAAGAAGTTCCTCCTGGTAGCTGTGGATTATTTTTCTAGATGGGTAGAAGCCGAGCCGTTGGCAAGAATCACCGAGGATGAAATCATGAAATTCTTATGGAAAAACATTGTCTGCCGATATGGCAGCCCCAGGAAATTGATTTCAGACAATGGCAGACAATTCCAAGGAAAAAGATTACCTCTTGGTGTCAGGAAATGA